The following are encoded together in the Gouania willdenowi chromosome 14, fGouWil2.1, whole genome shotgun sequence genome:
- the grk1b gene encoding rhodopsin kinase GRK1b, which produces MDIGGLETVVANSAYVSARGSVDGTAAAAMRDKKMRARLKLPHIRDCEHMKTSVDSAFDSMCVRQPIGKRLFQQYLENDAKHRSAGELWKDIAEYNICQETNRAQKAQKMLNKYYESASKDFCKFLEEKAIARVKEDFKNVRGDLFKESEQQLLKHLEKTALDSFKKSMYFLRYVQFKWLESQPVDEEWFMDFRVLGKGGFGEVFACQAKATGKMYANKKLEKKRLKKRKGYEGAIVEKRILAKVHSRFIVTLAYAFQTKTDLCLVMTIMNGGDLRFHMYDVDEKNPGFNEKRAAFYTAQIICGLEHLHQHRIIYRDLKPENVLLDDAGHVRLSDLGLAAELPPGKDKTTGYAGTPGFMAPELLQKKEYDYSVDYFTLGVTLYEMIAAKGPFRVRGETVANDEVARRIINDPASYTPVFSKECKDLCEGLMAKDPEKRQGFKNNECTELKNQPFFKEINWGRLEAGIMTPPFIPDPKMVYAKDIDDVGAFSTIKGIVLDNKDSEFYMDFASGNIPIPWQDEMIETGVFGELNLWGENGKLPNDLDPSYVEAKGGGCVLL; this is translated from the exons ATGGACATCGGAGGTTTGGAGACAGTCGTAGCAAACTCTGCGTACGTGTCGGCGCGCGGCAGCGTGGATGGAACGGCAGCAGCCGCCATGCGTGACAAGAAAATGCGCGCCAGGCTGAAACTGCCTCACATCAGAGATTGTGAGCACATGAAAACCTCCGTGGACTCcgcctttgacagcatgtgtgtCAGACAGCCAATCGGCAAGCGGCTATTTCAGCAGTACCTGGAGAACGATGCCAAGCACAGGAGCGCTGGCGAGCTATGGAAGGACATCGCCGAGTACAACATCTGTCAAGAAACGAACCGTGCGCAGAAAGCCCAGAAAATGCTCAATAAATACTACGAGTCAGCGTCCAAAGACTTCTGCAAGTTCCTGGAGGAAAAAGCCATCGCTCGAGTCAAAGAAGACTTCAAGAACGTCCGCGGCGACCTGTTCAAAGAGAGCGAGCAGCAGCTGCTCAAACATCTGGAGAAGACAGCGCTGGACAGCTTTAAGAAGAGCATGTACTTCCTGCGCTACGTCCAGTTCAAGTGGCTGGAGAGTCAGCCGGTGGACGAGGAGTGGTTTATGGACTTTAGGGTGCTGGGTAAGGGAGGCTTTGGAGAGGTGTTCGCCTGCCAGGCCAAGGCCACGGGCAAGATGTACGCCAACAAGAAACTGGAGAAGAAGAGGCTGAAGAAACGCAAAGGCTACGAg GGGGCGATCGTGGAGAAACGCATCCTGGCCAAAGTTCACAGTCGCTTCATTGTGACGCTGGCGTACGCCTTCCAGACCAAAACCGACCTCTGCCTGGTGATGACCATCATGAACGGAGGAGATCTcag GTTCCACATGTACGACGTGGACGAGAAAAACCCCGGTTTTAACGAGAAGCGAGCGGCGTTCTACACGGCTCAGATCATCTGTGGTCTAGAACATCTCCATCAGCACCGCATCATCTACAGAGATCTGAAACCTGAGAACGTTCTGCTGGACGACGCCG GACACGTCCGTCTGTCAGATTTAGGTCTTGCTGCTGAACTTCCACCTGGAAAAGACAAAACCACCGGATACGCTGGAACTCCAG GTTTTATGGCCCcagagctgctgcagaagaagGAATATGACTACTCAGTGGATTACTTTACTCTGGGAGTAACTCTGTACGAGATGATCGCTGCCAAAGGGCCTTTCCGCGTACGAGGAGAAACG gtTGCGAATGACGAGGTCGCACGCAGGATCATCAATGATCCGGCTTCCTACACCCCAGTGTTCAGCAAGGAATGCAAAGACCTGTGTGAAGGTCTGATGGCCAAAGATCCAGAGAAACGACAAGGTTTTAAAAACAACGAGTGCACAGAGTTAAAAAACCAGCCTTTCTTTAAAGAGATCAACTGGGGACGACTGGAAGCAG GTATAATGACTCCACCGTTTATCCCTGATCCTAAAATGGTCTACGCTAAAGATATTGACGATGTCGGCGCCTTCAGCACTATCAAAGGTATCGTCCTCGACAACAAGGACAGCGAGTTCTACATGGATTTTGCATCCGGCAACATCCCCATCCCGTGGCAGGATGAGATGATTGAGACGGGCGTGTTTGGAGAGCTCAACCTGTGGGGAGAGAACGGGAAGCTGCCCAACGACCTGGACCCCAGTTATGTGGAGGCCAAAGGTGGAGGGTGTGTCCTGCTTTAA
- the LOC114475870 gene encoding claudin-15-like: MNAIVEAFAFFLGFLAWLMVGIALPNRYWRESTVDGNVITTSTIYENLWMSCATDSTGVHNCRDFPSLLALSGYIQASRALMIASIVFGTFGLVAALIGMQCSKIGGENYVLKGRVAAIGGFLFLMQGICTMIAVSWYAANITQEFFNELYAGTKYEIGEGLYIGWASATLAICGGSCLLCACKVKRSDDKITYPYQPTSRGHMISTVVTSQSAPSNYGRNAYV; this comes from the exons ATGAACGCTATCGTGGAAGCCTTCGCCTTCTTCCTGGGCTTTCTGGCCTGGCTCATGGTGGGCATCGCTCTGCCCAACCGCTACTGGAGGGAGTCCACGGTGGACGGCAACGtcatcaccacctccaccatctACGAGAACCTGTGGATGTCCTGTGCCACCGACTCCACGGGGGTCCACAACTGCAGAGACTTCCCCTCCCTGCTCGCGCTCAGCG GTTACATTCAAGCCTCTCGAGCGCTGATGATCGCCTCCATCGTGTTCGGGACGTTCGGCCTGGTGGCCGCGCTCATAGGAATGCAGTGCTCGAAAATAGGAGGAGAAAACTACGTCCTGAAGGGGCGTGTCGCAGCCATCGGGGGATTTCTCTTTCTAATGCAAG GGATTTGCACAATGATCGCCGTGTCTTGGTACGCTGCCAACATCACACAGGAGTTCTTTAACGAACTTTATGCAGGAACAAA GTATGAGATTGGGGAGGGTTTGTACATCGGCTGGGCTTCAGCCACCCTGGCCATCTGTGGAGGTTCATGTCTGCTGTGTGCGTGCAAGGTCAAACGCTCTGACGACAAGAT AACGTATCCGTACCAGCCCACCTCCAGAGGTCACATGATCTCCACCGTGGTGACTTCTCAGTCCGCACCGAGCAACTACGGACGGAACGCGTACGTCTGA